A single Prevotella sp. E15-22 DNA region contains:
- a CDS encoding ATP-binding cassette domain-containing protein, whose product MQVTKIIAIAGLNGSGKTAYVNQMRKQLASDKVRYIAFCDTYGTITDKAYYLQQRWNQHDIDNEMPITGEVLERSYILSGNDSPERRAYQQHLYDLFQFHSLLDKYVISLSSGELRKYQIIKTLLSAPSTLILDNPFIGLDAATRQNLKDLILSLSKEKQLTIYLVVARPEDIPDYADDIIWITPKLKLTSEPRHLDEEKQQSILSRAYSSNMTFSEEVVKMNDVSIKYGERTILSHVNWTIKNGECWALCGQNGSGKSTLLSLICADNPQAYACDISLFGRKRGSGESIWEIKRHIGYVSPEMHRSYHHNIPVIQVMASGLKDTVGLYTRTNEAERECCRWWMRIFGIEQLEKRPFLSLSSGEQRLVLVARAFVKDPQLLILDEPLHGLDNKNKTLVKDIIETYSKLPNKTLIMVTHYDEELPGCFNQKKELLKLQ is encoded by the coding sequence ATGCAAGTAACAAAAATAATTGCTATAGCCGGACTTAACGGAAGTGGAAAAACGGCCTATGTTAATCAGATGCGCAAGCAACTGGCCAGTGACAAGGTGCGTTATATTGCTTTTTGCGACACATACGGCACAATCACAGACAAAGCATATTACTTGCAACAAAGATGGAATCAGCACGACATCGACAATGAAATGCCCATCACTGGAGAAGTTTTGGAGCGTTCTTACATATTGTCTGGCAACGATAGTCCGGAAAGAAGAGCGTACCAACAGCATTTATACGACTTGTTTCAGTTCCACTCACTACTTGATAAATACGTCATCTCATTATCAAGTGGCGAGCTCAGAAAGTATCAGATTATAAAAACCTTACTTTCAGCACCTTCCACTCTAATATTAGACAATCCATTTATCGGACTCGATGCTGCAACAAGACAGAACTTGAAAGACCTTATTCTCAGCCTGAGCAAAGAAAAACAGCTCACTATTTACCTTGTTGTAGCTAGACCAGAGGACATACCCGATTATGCAGACGACATTATCTGGATTACACCCAAGCTGAAACTTACATCAGAACCGCGCCACCTTGACGAAGAGAAACAACAATCTATTCTTAGTCGTGCTTATTCTTCCAACATGACATTCTCCGAAGAGGTGGTAAAAATGAACGATGTAAGCATAAAATACGGCGAAAGAACGATTCTCTCACATGTCAATTGGACCATCAAGAATGGCGAATGCTGGGCTCTGTGCGGACAGAATGGAAGTGGAAAGTCTACCCTACTCTCATTAATATGCGCTGACAATCCACAAGCATACGCCTGCGACATCAGTTTGTTTGGAAGGAAACGCGGCTCTGGAGAGAGTATATGGGAGATAAAACGCCACATTGGCTATGTATCTCCAGAGATGCATCGTTCGTATCACCACAACATCCCCGTTATCCAGGTTATGGCAAGTGGATTAAAGGACACAGTTGGACTTTACACTAGAACAAACGAAGCCGAACGAGAATGTTGTAGATGGTGGATGCGCATATTTGGAATAGAACAATTGGAAAAGCGTCCGTTTCTATCACTCTCAAGTGGAGAACAACGACTCGTACTTGTTGCCCGTGCTTTCGTAAAAGATCCCCAACTCTTGATTCTTGACGAGCCCCTTCATGGACTTGACAACAAAAACAAGACACTTGTAAAAGACATTATCGAGACATACAGCAAACTACCCAACAAGACTCTTATTATGGTGACTCACTATGATGAAGAGCTTCCAGGATGTTTCAACCAAAAGAAAGAATTATTAAAACTGCAATAA
- a CDS encoding Rid family hydrolase, which translates to MTQHITYPNAKAELFSFTGANEVDEHHIILHASNSESTFQQQLDAILDAYQDILSNKLPGTVAVFKRYFLSDAANQADDVAAADTSDCAKSIIQQAPLDGTKIGMWVYLIKGVQTRYLTSELYEVKHGAYRHLWNGSAHNLAANSEYQTRLLFNEYIMQLTQEGCTLANNCIRTWLFVNDVDLNYGGVVRARNQVFFTQGLTNNTHFIASTGIGGRQADPNVLTQMDNYAIAGIQPQQIRYLYAPTHLNRTSDYGVSFERGTCVDYGDRSHVFISGTASINNKGEVVFAKDIVKQTQRMWENVEALLKEAECTFNDIAQIIVYLRDPSDYNVVSKLFRQKFPEKPYIIVLAPVCRPNWLIEMECMAVRKNSNAAFECF; encoded by the coding sequence ATGACACAACATATTACTTATCCTAACGCCAAGGCTGAGCTCTTTTCATTCACGGGAGCCAACGAAGTAGACGAACATCATATCATTCTTCATGCTTCAAATAGTGAATCAACATTTCAGCAGCAACTTGATGCTATCCTCGATGCATATCAAGACATACTTTCCAACAAACTGCCAGGAACTGTAGCTGTGTTCAAACGCTATTTCCTGAGTGACGCAGCCAACCAGGCAGACGACGTAGCTGCTGCCGATACGAGTGATTGTGCAAAGAGTATTATCCAGCAAGCGCCTCTCGATGGCACCAAGATAGGTATGTGGGTATACCTTATTAAAGGTGTTCAGACGCGTTATCTCACAAGCGAGCTATACGAAGTGAAACATGGTGCCTACCGACATCTTTGGAATGGAAGCGCCCATAATTTGGCAGCCAATTCAGAATACCAAACCCGCTTGCTCTTTAATGAATATATTATGCAACTCACTCAAGAGGGATGCACACTGGCCAACAACTGTATACGTACCTGGTTATTCGTTAATGATGTTGACCTTAACTACGGAGGAGTTGTAAGGGCAAGAAATCAGGTGTTCTTTACTCAAGGACTCACCAACAACACGCATTTCATAGCATCCACCGGCATTGGAGGTCGCCAAGCCGATCCTAACGTGCTGACACAAATGGACAACTATGCCATCGCAGGCATACAGCCCCAGCAGATACGATACCTCTATGCCCCAACACACCTGAACCGCACAAGTGATTATGGTGTTAGTTTTGAGCGAGGCACATGTGTGGACTATGGCGACCGCAGCCATGTATTCATCTCGGGTACGGCCAGCATCAACAACAAAGGCGAAGTGGTTTTTGCAAAAGACATTGTCAAACAAACACAACGTATGTGGGAGAATGTAGAAGCTTTGCTTAAAGAAGCTGAATGTACTTTCAACGATATCGCACAGATTATTGTCTATCTACGAGACCCAAGCGACTACAACGTTGTGAGCAAACTCTTCAGGCAGAAGTTCCCTGAGAAGCCCTACATCATCGTCCTGGCTCCAGTATGCCGACCCAACTGGCTCATCGAGATGGAGTGTATGGCTGTCAGGAAGAACTCGAACGCAGCCTTCGAATGTTTCTAA
- a CDS encoding bifunctional dihydroorotate dehydrogenase B NAD binding subunit/NADPH-dependent glutamate synthase, which produces MNKIVRKEQFSEKVFLFEIEAPLIANSRKAGNFVIVRVGQKGERMPLTIAGADKNKGTITLVVQQVGLSSKKLCMLNEGDFVTDIVGPLGNPTHIEKFGTVVCAGGGLGVAPMLPIIQALKAAGNRVLSVMAGRSKDLIILEDKVRESSDEVIIMTDDGSYGEKGVVTVGIEKFIEQEHVDKVFAIGPPIMMKFSNLTAQKHNIPCEVSLNTIMVDGTGMCGACRLTIGGKTKFVCIDGPEFDGALVDWDEMFKRMGTFKKAELEEMEHFQEHLDANNADNTKSAKSAAKAEPIDNPTNDPIEVLNDRNAAWRDELRKSMKPKERTQIARVKMPELDPVYRATTRTEEVNIGLTKEMAMTEAKRCLDCAKPSCVEGCPVNINIPSFIKNIERGQFLAAAKVLKQTSALPAVCGRVCPQEKQCESKCIHLKMNEPAVAIGYLERFAADYERESGNISLPEIAPSNGIKIAVVGSGPAGLSFAGDMVKKGYDVYVFEALHEIGGVLKYGIPEFRLPNKIVDVEIENLSKMGVHFQTDVIVGKTISVEDLEKQGFKGIFVGSGAGLPNFMNIPGENAINIMSSNEYLTRVNLMDAANPTTDTPINLGKKVLVVGGGNTAMDSCRTAKRLGAEVTLVYRRSEQEMPARLEEVKHAKEEGINFLTLHNPIEYLADENGAVKAAVLQVMELGEPDASGRRSPVPVEGKTVTLDVDQVVVAVGVSPNPLVPKSIEGLELGRKNTIVVNEGMQSARSEIFAGGDIVRGGATVILAMGDGRRAAQNMDEYLKK; this is translated from the coding sequence ATGAATAAAATCGTTAGAAAAGAGCAGTTCTCTGAGAAGGTTTTCCTCTTTGAAATAGAGGCACCACTCATTGCTAACAGTCGAAAGGCTGGAAATTTCGTCATTGTACGTGTCGGACAGAAAGGTGAGCGTATGCCGCTTACCATTGCAGGTGCCGACAAGAACAAAGGTACAATCACCTTAGTTGTTCAACAGGTGGGTCTTTCGTCCAAAAAGTTATGTATGCTCAATGAAGGCGATTTTGTCACCGACATTGTTGGTCCGTTGGGAAATCCCACCCACATCGAGAAGTTTGGCACAGTAGTATGTGCTGGCGGCGGTCTGGGTGTTGCTCCCATGCTGCCCATCATCCAGGCTTTGAAAGCAGCGGGCAACCGCGTGCTGTCTGTGATGGCCGGACGTTCAAAAGACTTAATTATATTAGAAGATAAGGTACGCGAGAGTTCCGACGAGGTGATTATCATGACCGACGACGGCTCTTATGGCGAGAAAGGTGTGGTCACCGTAGGTATTGAGAAGTTTATCGAGCAGGAGCACGTTGACAAAGTCTTTGCCATTGGTCCTCCCATCATGATGAAGTTCTCGAACCTCACCGCCCAGAAGCACAACATTCCTTGCGAGGTCAGCCTGAACACCATTATGGTTGACGGCACCGGCATGTGTGGCGCTTGCCGACTGACCATTGGCGGCAAGACCAAGTTCGTGTGCATCGACGGACCCGAGTTTGATGGCGCCCTTGTTGACTGGGACGAAATGTTCAAGCGCATGGGAACCTTCAAGAAGGCCGAACTCGAGGAGATGGAGCATTTCCAGGAGCACTTGGATGCCAATAACGCAGACAATACAAAGAGTGCGAAGAGTGCAGCAAAGGCTGAGCCCATCGACAATCCAACAAACGACCCCATCGAGGTCCTCAACGACCGCAACGCTGCTTGGCGCGATGAGCTCAGAAAGAGCATGAAGCCCAAGGAGCGCACGCAGATCGCCCGAGTAAAGATGCCCGAGCTCGACCCCGTCTATCGTGCCACCACGCGCACGGAGGAGGTTAACATCGGTCTAACCAAAGAGATGGCCATGACGGAGGCCAAGCGCTGTCTTGACTGCGCCAAGCCCTCTTGCGTTGAAGGCTGTCCCGTTAACATCAACATCCCATCGTTCATCAAGAATATTGAGCGCGGCCAGTTCCTGGCAGCCGCAAAGGTACTGAAACAGACCTCTGCCCTCCCCGCTGTCTGTGGTCGCGTTTGTCCGCAGGAAAAGCAATGCGAAAGCAAGTGTATCCATCTGAAGATGAATGAGCCCGCTGTGGCCATTGGCTATTTGGAGCGCTTTGCTGCCGACTACGAGCGCGAGAGCGGCAACATCTCGTTGCCCGAGATAGCGCCCTCTAACGGCATCAAGATTGCCGTTGTGGGTTCTGGTCCTGCAGGACTGTCGTTTGCAGGCGATATGGTGAAGAAAGGCTACGATGTCTATGTCTTCGAGGCCCTTCACGAGATTGGCGGTGTGCTGAAGTACGGCATCCCCGAGTTCCGTCTGCCCAACAAGATTGTGGATGTAGAGATTGAGAACCTGTCGAAGATGGGCGTTCACTTCCAGACCGACGTCATCGTTGGTAAAACCATCAGCGTTGAAGACCTTGAGAAGCAAGGCTTTAAGGGTATCTTCGTTGGCTCTGGTGCCGGTCTGCCCAACTTCATGAACATTCCTGGCGAGAATGCCATCAACATCATGTCGTCGAACGAGTATCTGACGCGTGTCAATCTGATGGATGCTGCCAACCCCACCACCGATACACCCATCAACCTGGGTAAGAAAGTACTCGTTGTGGGCGGTGGTAACACCGCTATGGACTCATGCCGCACAGCCAAGCGCCTGGGTGCCGAGGTAACATTGGTTTATCGCCGCAGCGAGCAGGAGATGCCCGCCCGTTTGGAAGAGGTGAAGCACGCTAAGGAAGAAGGCATTAACTTCCTCACGCTCCACAACCCCATAGAATATCTGGCCGACGAGAATGGCGCTGTGAAGGCAGCTGTACTCCAGGTGATGGAATTGGGCGAGCCCGATGCCAGTGGCCGTCGCAGTCCTGTTCCCGTTGAGGGCAAGACCGTGACGCTCGATGTCGACCAGGTGGTTGTTGCCGTAGGCGTTAGTCCCAACCCATTGGTTCCCAAGAGCATCGAGGGACTGGAGCTGGGTCGCAAGAACACTATTGTGGTGAACGAAGGCATGCAGTCGGCCCGCTCAGAGATCTTTGCCGGTGGTGATATCGTTCGTGGTGGCGCTACGGTTATTCTGGCTATGGGCGACGGTCGTCGTGCAGCTCAGAATATGGATGAATATTTAAAGAAATGA
- the ruvC gene encoding crossover junction endodeoxyribonuclease RuvC yields the protein MEKVIMGIDPGTNIMGYGVLKVKDGKAQMITMGIIDLRKFGDAYLKLGHIFERVTGIIESFLPDELAIEAPFFGKNVQSMLKLGRAQGVAIAAAIERGVPIHEYAPMKIKMALTGNGTASKEQVANMLQRLFRIPDSEMGKFMDSTDALAAAYCHFLQMGRPESNAPHYRGWKDFVNKNKDKVCK from the coding sequence ATGGAAAAGGTAATCATGGGTATAGACCCTGGAACAAACATCATGGGATATGGCGTCTTGAAGGTTAAAGACGGCAAAGCCCAGATGATAACAATGGGTATCATAGACCTCAGGAAATTCGGAGATGCCTACCTGAAGTTAGGACACATTTTTGAACGCGTGACAGGTATCATTGAATCTTTTCTTCCTGACGAACTGGCCATTGAGGCTCCCTTCTTCGGAAAAAACGTTCAGTCTATGCTTAAACTAGGTCGTGCGCAAGGTGTGGCTATAGCAGCAGCTATCGAACGCGGCGTGCCCATTCACGAATATGCTCCAATGAAAATCAAGATGGCATTAACGGGCAACGGTACAGCTTCAAAAGAGCAAGTTGCTAATATGCTGCAGCGTTTGTTTCGCATTCCTGACTCCGAAATGGGAAAATTCATGGACTCCACCGACGCATTGGCCGCCGCCTACTGTCATTTTCTGCAGATGGGAAGGCCAGAATCCAACGCGCCGCACTACAGAGGATGGAAAGACTTTGTCAACAAAAACAAGGATAAGGTATGCAAGTAA
- a CDS encoding riboflavin synthase codes for MFSGIIEEFATVVAIHQDRDNIDFTLTCSFVNELSIDQSVAHNGVCLTVVHIENNQYVVTAMKETLNRTNLGLLKVGDKVNVERSMIMNGRLDGHIVQGHVDQTATCIKKEDANGSTYFTFEYPENKEMALRGYFTVDKGSVTVNGVSLTVCNPTSNTFQVAIIPYTLEHTNFQDIKVGTVVNIEFDIWGKYIARLNEIKQ; via the coding sequence ATGTTCTCAGGTATCATAGAAGAATTTGCTACGGTAGTTGCCATCCATCAAGATAGAGACAACATTGATTTCACACTAACATGCTCTTTCGTCAACGAACTGAGTATAGACCAGAGTGTGGCACATAATGGCGTCTGCCTGACGGTTGTCCATATTGAAAACAATCAATACGTGGTGACAGCCATGAAAGAAACTCTGAACCGCACCAACTTAGGCTTATTGAAAGTGGGCGACAAGGTCAATGTGGAGCGTTCTATGATCATGAATGGCCGACTGGATGGCCATATCGTTCAGGGACATGTAGACCAGACAGCCACCTGCATCAAGAAAGAAGATGCCAACGGTTCAACCTATTTCACCTTCGAGTATCCCGAGAACAAGGAAATGGCACTTCGCGGCTATTTCACCGTAGACAAGGGTTCCGTCACCGTTAACGGCGTATCGCTTACCGTCTGCAATCCCACCAGCAACACGTTTCAGGTGGCCATTATCCCCTATACCCTTGAGCACACCAACTTCCAGGACATCAAGGTCGGAACGGTTGTAAACATTGAATTCGACATTTGGGGCAAGTATATTGCTCGTCTCAACGAAATAAAACAATAA
- a CDS encoding two-component regulator propeller domain-containing protein: MPTGIQAQLIQATRHHFSTDDGLTSNAITQIAQDDYGYIWIGTWNGLSRFDGYKFNNYKTGTASHIPNLHNRIWQITIDNQQNIWMRMYDSRVFVLKRSTDCIVNPFESIKGSDEYRTKHRITVTSGGDVLVSIEGVGLYKIRNEHDKFNTQLITTADMTITSMAEGYMNDVWLGTDKGIHRLDVSNMTIERKGYFLDENITCLYSNGYNIFAGTKSGKILSFSYGQEAEVIRSGETAINSIFADSHGIIWFADVRPGIIRYNPATKNEKHFTQELRVPNYDGVGSMCNEVNGIVWVRMNHGGYGYYNREKDEVEYFHNDPSNSWNLSNTVNAALELPEGVVFESTSRRGLEKLEIMNKTIVRKRLIESPTSDMDNEVRGIFFDKAKNRLYISNKSGTLFIINSDGSKTTYTKTDAGAPFGRIYGISKDSQNNIWLSSKDNGIFRLSPKGEGFSVVNMKHNDNDEMSLSDDHAYLTTEDKYGNIWVATYGGGVNLRPKGKNYFLSPKKGMKNYPINAYQKVRTIAVNSDGNIWAGTTDGILILSYKNNQLTIQKLKDSKEHPENVLLSNDVVSLNCDAKGTMWIATNGGGLARTIGKDDEGCWLFENINTHYKLPSEEIRSVTFDNKNNVWFATDNKICSFNVNKGIFSTYSNLEGVDETICSEASATTLSNGHILFGTIDGYYVVDQKKLTTANASMLKLRITDFYLNDEVQSPRLSNIYDYYVPDSKSVHIPDSCNKFAFQFAALNYQLQHRIHYQYMLEGYDDDWINANSQRMATYEDVPAGTYTFKVKAFLLDSPDNYDIKEIQVVVPSAFLVSENSIWLYMLLGVILAIIFMFWIQNRIKTREKKRKEQSMNSELMLEKQKEDQVFMMKLYDWMTIHYMEHKLDVNEILTELEMNLADFEDNIKRITGMTPKEYIYDFRLSKARDLLVNTNDSLEDIARIIGFKTMGKFEMLFQHKTGMTPQEYRDKYTESNDNTSGEN; encoded by the coding sequence ATGCCAACAGGTATACAGGCTCAGCTGATTCAGGCAACCCGCCATCACTTCTCAACCGATGACGGATTAACGAGCAATGCCATAACCCAAATAGCACAAGATGACTACGGCTATATCTGGATAGGCACCTGGAATGGTCTGTCTCGATTTGACGGATATAAGTTTAACAACTATAAGACGGGAACAGCCAGTCACATTCCCAACCTGCACAATAGAATATGGCAGATAACCATAGACAACCAACAAAACATCTGGATGCGAATGTACGATTCCAGAGTCTTTGTCTTAAAGCGCTCAACAGACTGCATCGTCAATCCGTTCGAATCAATCAAAGGCAGCGACGAATATCGCACAAAGCATCGCATCACCGTGACAAGTGGCGGAGATGTTTTAGTCAGCATCGAAGGCGTTGGCTTATATAAGATTAGAAACGAACACGACAAATTCAATACGCAGCTCATCACGACTGCCGACATGACCATCACTTCGATGGCCGAAGGCTATATGAATGATGTATGGCTTGGAACAGACAAAGGCATACATCGTTTGGATGTCAGTAACATGACCATCGAGCGAAAGGGCTATTTCCTTGACGAGAACATCACCTGTCTGTATTCCAATGGATACAACATCTTCGCTGGAACAAAGTCTGGCAAGATTCTGTCGTTCTCATACGGACAAGAAGCCGAAGTAATCCGTTCTGGCGAAACAGCCATCAACAGTATCTTTGCTGATAGTCACGGCATCATCTGGTTTGCCGATGTCAGACCAGGCATCATCCGTTATAACCCTGCCACAAAGAACGAGAAACATTTCACTCAAGAGTTAAGAGTTCCCAACTATGATGGCGTTGGATCAATGTGTAACGAGGTAAACGGCATTGTGTGGGTTCGAATGAATCATGGAGGTTACGGTTATTACAACAGAGAGAAAGACGAGGTTGAATACTTCCACAACGACCCATCAAACTCATGGAACCTGTCTAATACGGTCAACGCAGCACTCGAATTGCCCGAAGGCGTGGTTTTCGAATCTACCAGTCGACGCGGACTCGAGAAGTTGGAAATCATGAACAAGACGATTGTTCGCAAACGACTTATTGAGTCTCCTACATCAGATATGGATAACGAGGTTCGCGGCATCTTTTTCGATAAGGCCAAGAACCGACTCTATATAAGCAATAAAAGCGGAACACTCTTCATTATCAATTCAGATGGCTCAAAGACCACATACACGAAGACCGACGCTGGAGCACCCTTTGGCAGAATATATGGCATATCGAAAGACTCGCAAAACAACATATGGTTATCTTCAAAAGACAATGGTATCTTCAGATTATCGCCCAAAGGCGAAGGATTCTCGGTTGTCAACATGAAGCATAACGATAACGACGAGATGTCACTTAGCGATGATCATGCTTATCTCACTACAGAAGATAAATATGGTAACATATGGGTGGCCACCTATGGTGGAGGCGTAAACCTAAGACCAAAAGGCAAGAACTATTTCCTCAGCCCCAAGAAAGGCATGAAGAACTACCCTATCAATGCCTATCAGAAAGTACGTACCATCGCAGTTAATAGCGACGGAAATATCTGGGCAGGCACAACGGATGGCATATTGATTCTTTCGTATAAGAACAATCAATTGACCATTCAAAAGCTCAAAGACTCTAAGGAGCATCCTGAGAACGTCCTTCTGTCTAACGACGTTGTCAGTCTTAATTGCGATGCAAAGGGTACCATGTGGATTGCCACCAACGGCGGAGGACTGGCACGCACCATAGGAAAGGACGATGAAGGTTGCTGGCTTTTTGAAAACATCAATACACACTATAAACTCCCCTCCGAGGAAATCAGGAGTGTCACCTTTGATAATAAGAATAATGTGTGGTTTGCCACCGACAATAAGATTTGCTCCTTTAACGTGAACAAAGGCATATTCTCCACCTATTCTAATTTGGAAGGTGTTGACGAGACCATATGCTCAGAGGCATCTGCCACGACATTATCTAACGGACACATCCTCTTTGGAACCATTGACGGCTACTATGTGGTGGATCAAAAGAAACTGACCACCGCGAATGCCTCGATGCTAAAGCTTAGAATAACCGACTTCTATCTCAACGACGAAGTTCAGAGTCCGCGACTTAGCAATATCTACGATTATTATGTGCCCGATTCGAAATCGGTTCATATACCGGATTCCTGCAACAAGTTCGCGTTCCAGTTTGCAGCACTCAACTATCAGTTGCAACACCGTATTCATTATCAGTATATGCTGGAGGGTTATGACGATGATTGGATAAACGCGAACAGCCAACGTATGGCCACCTACGAAGATGTGCCAGCAGGAACCTACACTTTCAAAGTGAAAGCGTTCCTCCTTGACTCGCCCGACAACTACGACATAAAAGAAATACAAGTGGTTGTACCTTCCGCATTCCTCGTGTCAGAAAACTCTATATGGCTATACATGCTTCTTGGTGTTATCCTTGCCATCATATTCATGTTCTGGATACAAAACAGAATAAAGACAAGAGAGAAAAAACGTAAGGAGCAAAGTATGAACTCGGAACTAATGCTGGAGAAGCAAAAGGAAGACCAAGTGTTTATGATGAAGCTCTATGACTGGATGACAATCCACTATATGGAGCATAAGCTTGATGTTAACGAGATACTCACAGAACTCGAAATGAACCTGGCCGACTTTGAAGACAATATCAAACGTATCACAGGCATGACGCCAAAAGAATACATCTACGATTTCCGTCTGTCAAAGGCCCGAGACTTGTTGGTGAACACCAACGATAGTCTGGAAGATATTGCTCGTATTATTGGCTTCAAAACCATGGGTAAATTCGAGATGCTTTTCCAGCATAAAACAGGCATGACTCCCCAGGAATATCGCGACAAGTACACGGAAAGCAACGATAATACATCTGGAGAAAACTAA
- the serS gene encoding serine--tRNA ligase, with amino-acid sequence MLTLKLITEETERVIRGLEKKQFKGAKEAIDEVLNVDKCRREAQQELDKNLSEAKKMAAQIGGLMKEGKKAEADAIKENVAKLKEANKELEEKMNNAQNEMTRLLCQIPNIPYDEVPEGKAAEDNHVVKSNLKECTANDTVGNWDVNPSLGIANPLPHWELAKKYNLIDFDLGVKITGAGFPVYIGKGARLQRALINFFLDEARKSGYTEIMPPTVVNAASGYGTGQLPDKEGQMYHCEVDDFYLIPTAEVPVTNIYRDVILDEKDLPIKNCAYTECFRREAGSYGKDVRGLNRLHEFSKIEIVRIDKPEHSKQSHKEMLEHVEGLLKKLELPYRILLLCGGDQSFTSSICYDFEVYSEAQGRWLEVSSVSNFDTYQANRLKCRYRNAETKKTELCHTLNGSALALPRIVAALLENNQTENGIKIPAALVPYMGCDMID; translated from the coding sequence ATGCTTACACTGAAACTCATTACAGAGGAAACAGAACGCGTTATTCGCGGTTTGGAAAAGAAGCAATTTAAAGGCGCAAAAGAAGCTATCGACGAAGTGCTGAATGTAGACAAATGTCGTCGTGAGGCACAACAGGAATTAGACAAGAACCTTTCTGAGGCTAAGAAGATGGCTGCGCAAATTGGCGGTTTGATGAAGGAAGGCAAGAAAGCCGAAGCAGACGCCATCAAGGAAAACGTTGCCAAGTTGAAGGAAGCCAATAAAGAATTGGAAGAGAAGATGAACAACGCTCAGAACGAGATGACGCGTCTGCTCTGCCAAATTCCAAATATCCCCTACGACGAAGTACCCGAAGGCAAGGCTGCCGAGGACAACCACGTGGTGAAGAGCAACCTGAAGGAATGCACCGCCAACGATACCGTAGGCAACTGGGACGTAAACCCCTCTCTGGGTATCGCCAATCCCCTGCCCCACTGGGAACTCGCTAAGAAATACAACCTCATCGATTTCGATCTGGGTGTGAAGATCACAGGTGCCGGTTTCCCCGTTTATATCGGCAAGGGTGCCCGTTTGCAGCGTGCCCTCATCAACTTCTTCCTCGACGAGGCCCGCAAGAGTGGCTACACCGAGATTATGCCTCCCACAGTTGTTAATGCAGCTTCTGGCTACGGAACAGGTCAGTTGCCCGACAAAGAGGGCCAGATGTACCACTGCGAGGTAGACGATTTCTATCTCATCCCTACCGCTGAGGTGCCCGTTACGAATATCTATCGCGACGTGATTCTCGACGAGAAGGACCTGCCCATCAAGAACTGTGCTTACACCGAGTGCTTCCGCCGCGAGGCTGGCTCATATGGCAAGGACGTTCGCGGTCTGAACCGTCTGCACGAATTCTCAAAGATTGAGATCGTACGCATCGACAAGCCCGAGCACTCAAAGCAGAGTCACAAGGAGATGCTGGAGCACGTAGAGGGTCTGCTCAAGAAGCTCGAACTCCCCTACCGCATCCTGCTGCTTTGTGGTGGCGACCAGTCGTTCACATCATCTATCTGCTACGACTTCGAGGTTTACTCAGAGGCTCAGGGGCGTTGGCTCGAGGTATCAAGCGTGTCAAACTTCGACACCTATCAGGCCAACCGCTTGAAGTGCCGCTATCGCAATGCCGAGACCAAGAAGACCGAGCTTTGCCACACGCTGAATGGTTCAGCTTTGGCTCTGCCCAGAATCGTGGCCGCTCTGCTTGAGAACAACCAGACAGAGAATGGCATTAAGATTCCTGCAGCCCTCGTGCCCTACATGGGATGCGACATGATTGACTAA
- a CDS encoding manganese efflux pump MntP family protein translates to MGLLDIILLAIALAMDCFTVSIVSGVILGRREWRVILQMSFLFGLFQALMPLVGWVGMNILSNFIMVYGHIIAFLMLAFIGGKMIYESFGSSEEHAFNPRKLVTQLLLAVATSIDAMAVGVSFSAIGYNHVDSLWGPLAWIGFFSLFFGVAGHLTGLRFGFITEGRIKPELLGGVILLSIGLKILLF, encoded by the coding sequence ATGGGACTTTTAGATATTATTCTGTTGGCAATAGCCCTGGCAATGGATTGCTTCACGGTGTCTATTGTGAGTGGTGTGATTTTGGGACGCAGAGAGTGGCGTGTTATATTGCAGATGAGCTTTCTGTTTGGACTCTTCCAGGCCTTGATGCCGCTTGTGGGATGGGTAGGAATGAATATTCTCTCTAATTTCATCATGGTTTACGGACACATCATTGCTTTCCTCATGTTGGCTTTTATTGGAGGAAAGATGATTTACGAGTCGTTCGGCTCATCCGAAGAACATGCTTTTAATCCAAGAAAACTGGTGACACAGCTGTTGCTTGCTGTTGCCACCAGTATTGATGCAATGGCTGTAGGCGTTTCGTTTTCAGCCATAGGTTATAATCATGTTGATTCCTTGTGGGGACCACTTGCCTGGATTGGATTCTTTTCCTTGTTCTTTGGCGTTGCTGGTCATTTGACAGGCCTTCGTTTCGGATTTATCACGGAGGGGCGTATAAAGCCTGAATTGTTGGGCGGTGTCATTCTTCTGTCTATAGGTCTTAAGATTCTTCTATTTTAG